One Candidatus Baltobacteraceae bacterium genomic window carries:
- a CDS encoding cyclopropane-fatty-acyl-phospholipid synthase family protein: MMTRRAAAVLETVFGNAFAQNFDVRFWDGSTLPSKTTPPAFTFVINSPGALRSALAPPLEANMGAAFVSGALDIEGDLVAAITAFNAANQRRSGVRTARVAYLLLQLPREARPSPAGAQLHGRRHSRRRDRAAISYHYDHPVEFYRTFLDRDLVYSCAYYDDGIDDLDRAQAAKLDYVLRKLRLQPGMSFLDIGCGWGSLVIAAAQRGAWSHGITLSRVQHDEANRRIAELGLADRAKVEYRDYRELRGLAFDRIASIGMFEHVGRPKLAEYFRSAFAALRPGGLFLNHGIAEQSPGRRPPRNPFIERYVFPDGDLVAVSDGLAIAERTGFEVRDVENLREHYARTLRAWVANIERNREEAIARAGEAAYRVWRLYMAASAVSFDAASIGVYQSLLARPDVSGRVTIPPTRRDLYDLSSRPLDSRSG; encoded by the coding sequence ATGATGACGCGGCGCGCTGCTGCCGTGCTCGAGACGGTCTTCGGCAATGCGTTCGCCCAAAACTTCGACGTGCGCTTCTGGGACGGAAGCACGCTGCCGAGCAAGACCACGCCGCCGGCGTTCACCTTCGTCATCAATTCACCCGGGGCGCTCCGCAGCGCACTCGCACCTCCGCTCGAGGCCAACATGGGAGCCGCGTTCGTCAGCGGCGCGCTCGATATCGAAGGCGATTTGGTCGCGGCGATCACGGCGTTCAACGCCGCGAATCAGCGCCGCTCCGGCGTGCGTACCGCGCGCGTTGCGTACCTGCTGCTACAGCTTCCTCGTGAGGCCCGGCCTTCACCGGCGGGTGCGCAATTGCACGGACGGCGCCATTCGCGCCGGCGCGATCGGGCTGCGATCTCTTACCACTACGACCATCCGGTCGAGTTCTACCGCACGTTTCTCGATCGCGATCTGGTGTACTCGTGCGCGTACTATGACGACGGCATCGACGATCTGGACCGCGCGCAGGCGGCCAAGCTCGACTACGTGCTGCGCAAGCTGCGCCTACAGCCGGGTATGTCGTTCTTAGACATCGGCTGCGGCTGGGGATCGCTGGTGATCGCGGCAGCACAGCGCGGTGCATGGTCGCACGGGATCACGCTCAGCCGCGTTCAGCACGACGAAGCGAATCGCCGCATCGCCGAGTTGGGCCTTGCGGATCGCGCGAAGGTCGAGTACCGCGATTATCGCGAGCTGCGCGGCCTCGCCTTCGATCGCATCGCGAGCATCGGCATGTTCGAGCACGTCGGACGTCCCAAGCTCGCGGAGTATTTTCGCTCAGCCTTCGCCGCGCTGCGCCCCGGAGGTCTGTTTCTCAATCACGGCATCGCCGAACAGAGTCCGGGACGGCGGCCGCCGCGCAATCCCTTCATCGAGCGCTACGTCTTTCCCGACGGCGATTTGGTCGCCGTGTCGGACGGCCTTGCGATCGCGGAACGAACCGGCTTCGAGGTGCGCGACGTCGAGAATCTACGCGAGCACTACGCGCGCACGCTGCGCGCCTGGGTCGCCAATATCGAGCGCAATCGTGAGGAGGCGATCGCGCGGGCGGGCGAGGCCGCCTATCGCGTCTGGCGCTTATACATGGCGGCGAGCGCCGTCTCGTTCGATGCCGCGTCGATCGGCGTCTATCAGTCGCTGCTCGCGCGTCCGGACGTGAGCGGCCGCGTCACCATCCCGCCCACGCGCCGCGATCTGTACGACTTGTCATCCCGGCCCCTCGACTCACGCTCGGGGTAA
- a CDS encoding dynamin family protein, producing MRRYERTRDDLVARLLVIEEQIGEGRRKAVADVRARLQRATFLLAVVGEFSSGKSFLLNALLEKFGLLAVDINPTTATITELEAGSSDEATAIFEDGRRERIPLDALNRFTTGTENNGPTRVIVKTDSPLLRRGFVLADTPGLASIDPAHRRATLQFLPTADAVLYLIDTQQPFSEGDASFLGIIRQHIDSIFIVQTKIDLWQQPQGDGRPAWEAAYERIAALAAVHAPGTYVYALSAREYVDGKLEHDEAKIEASRFPKFLQALDASLIRRTGRARLQRARDHVASAVDGARSQIEHDLAMLALDRDALDQRRAQVQPALQRLDEDARRRGDALLQSGIATRASIHQRGAQLAGDLERALAQAIDTADISRLRDRERLNIIVDRVVAHVVEEFAHDAAGRVGDQIDITVKGAETILPLRFAANDAAARAFGAEPGTSLWTGEVRHAVAATIVLEAIGGPAIGLVHDIATRFRDRQAGSYMKRELTADLRTEIFPRFTTDVQAFADRIGARLQRIYDELTQAIAIAVLERRDADLGSVDRALTARREGRVPALRTELETRAAALSRELETVRRIVDGFMEYEEEIAPADPGSETVRRSHADASFDRDRYGGGLRPSRWRVAVLGALRRGKTSLINAFAETNVLNDDVAGSARFPIHVRYGERNAAFTLVADGDWSEIPFESATAAAEHAPVLVLVPWSLPRELVLVHAPAFDSGEPDAEDVNVVVASHASEVLALFSRQLSDRELNLYERIAQFNKPMLFAHTIADNEAPSERRHVVELAQTYLRERNIAVERIFVVSALEYNAARRMHRAPAGWNETAALRATLEAHAESHMARLERLARAAVVSATPAERPPNFFARMFGKGR from the coding sequence ATGCGCCGGTACGAACGGACGCGCGACGATCTCGTCGCGCGTCTGCTCGTGATCGAGGAGCAGATCGGCGAGGGGCGCCGGAAAGCGGTCGCAGACGTACGCGCCCGTTTGCAACGCGCCACCTTCCTTCTCGCGGTCGTCGGCGAATTCTCGAGCGGTAAGTCGTTTCTGCTCAACGCCCTGCTCGAGAAATTTGGACTGCTCGCCGTCGACATCAATCCGACGACGGCGACGATCACCGAACTCGAAGCGGGATCATCCGACGAAGCTACGGCCATCTTCGAAGACGGGCGAAGGGAGCGCATTCCGCTCGATGCGCTGAACCGTTTCACGACGGGAACCGAGAACAACGGACCAACGCGGGTGATCGTCAAGACCGACTCGCCTCTTCTGCGGCGCGGATTCGTGCTCGCAGATACGCCCGGACTCGCCTCGATCGACCCGGCGCACCGGCGCGCGACGCTGCAGTTCTTACCGACCGCGGACGCCGTGCTGTACCTGATCGACACGCAGCAACCGTTTTCGGAAGGCGATGCCTCGTTCTTGGGAATCATCCGGCAGCACATCGATTCGATTTTCATCGTGCAAACCAAGATCGATCTCTGGCAGCAGCCGCAGGGTGATGGCCGGCCGGCATGGGAAGCCGCCTACGAGCGGATCGCGGCGCTCGCGGCAGTGCACGCGCCGGGAACCTACGTGTACGCGCTCTCGGCCCGCGAGTACGTCGACGGGAAGCTCGAGCACGACGAGGCCAAGATCGAGGCCAGCCGCTTTCCGAAGTTTTTGCAGGCGCTCGACGCGTCGTTGATCCGCCGTACCGGACGCGCCCGCTTGCAGCGAGCGCGCGATCACGTCGCGTCCGCGGTCGACGGCGCGCGCTCGCAGATCGAGCACGACTTGGCGATGCTGGCGCTCGACCGGGATGCGCTCGACCAACGCCGCGCGCAGGTGCAGCCGGCCCTGCAGCGGCTCGACGAGGACGCACGGCGCCGCGGCGATGCACTGCTGCAGTCGGGAATTGCGACCCGCGCATCGATCCATCAGCGCGGCGCGCAGCTCGCCGGCGATTTGGAACGCGCGCTCGCGCAGGCGATCGACACCGCGGACATCAGCCGTCTGCGCGACCGCGAGCGGCTGAACATCATCGTCGATCGCGTGGTCGCACACGTCGTCGAAGAATTCGCGCACGATGCGGCCGGCCGCGTCGGCGATCAGATCGACATTACCGTCAAGGGGGCCGAAACGATCCTTCCGCTGCGTTTCGCCGCAAACGACGCCGCCGCGCGCGCCTTCGGCGCCGAGCCCGGCACGAGCCTGTGGACCGGCGAGGTCCGTCATGCCGTCGCTGCCACAATCGTGCTCGAGGCGATCGGCGGACCGGCGATCGGACTCGTGCACGACATCGCCACGCGTTTCCGCGACCGTCAGGCCGGAAGCTACATGAAGCGCGAGTTGACCGCCGATCTGCGAACCGAAATCTTTCCGCGGTTCACCACCGACGTACAGGCCTTTGCCGACCGTATCGGCGCGCGCTTGCAGCGCATCTACGACGAATTGACGCAGGCGATTGCGATTGCCGTGCTCGAGCGGCGCGATGCGGATCTGGGCAGCGTCGATCGAGCGCTAACCGCGCGTCGCGAAGGTCGTGTTCCCGCGCTGCGCACGGAGCTCGAGACGCGCGCAGCCGCGCTCTCGCGCGAACTCGAAACGGTGCGTAGAATCGTCGACGGATTCATGGAGTACGAGGAAGAGATTGCGCCGGCCGATCCGGGCTCCGAGACCGTGCGCCGTTCCCACGCCGATGCGTCATTCGACCGCGATCGCTACGGCGGGGGTTTGCGCCCCTCACGCTGGCGAGTCGCCGTACTCGGCGCGCTGCGGCGCGGCAAGACGAGCTTGATCAACGCCTTTGCCGAAACGAACGTCCTCAACGACGACGTCGCCGGCAGTGCGCGTTTTCCCATCCACGTGCGCTACGGCGAGCGGAACGCGGCGTTCACACTGGTCGCAGACGGCGATTGGAGTGAGATACCCTTCGAGAGCGCGACCGCCGCCGCCGAACACGCGCCGGTTCTGGTGCTGGTGCCGTGGTCGCTCCCGCGTGAACTCGTTCTGGTTCACGCGCCCGCGTTTGATTCGGGCGAGCCCGACGCCGAAGACGTCAACGTCGTGGTCGCCTCGCACGCGAGCGAGGTCCTCGCTCTCTTCTCGCGTCAGCTCTCCGACCGTGAATTGAACCTCTACGAACGCATCGCCCAGTTCAACAAGCCGATGCTCTTTGCGCACACCATCGCCGATAACGAGGCTCCCAGCGAGCGGCGGCACGTGGTCGAACTCGCGCAAACCTATCTGCGCGAGCGCAATATCGCCGTGGAGCGCATCTTCGTCGTTTCGGCGTTGGAATATAACGCAGCGCGACGGATGCATCGCGCACCGGCGGGATGGAACGAGACGGCAGCCTTGCGCGCGACGCTCGAAGCGCACGCGGAGAGCCACATGGCTCGCTTGGAGCGCTTGGCGCGCGCCGCAGTCGTTTCGGCGACGCCCGCCGAGCGGCCGCCGAACTTCTTCGCACGTATGTTCGGCAAGGGGCGCTGA
- a CDS encoding PP2C family protein-serine/threonine phosphatase — translation MKTPRAPFLRVPGAVVWTTFLVVVLAIAVQGAFATRANIARTFDAQSHIVQAQLELEELLRLQIDEENSVRGYILTRDPFYRQQYAAAAQAFNQKVAAVAQVLERQNLQDAERTLEDYVSLQSNWRRKIAGPELAAPGHDVTEIDKENKAFSDYESETADFIRNALAKRNETLTRSTQEQIDRDTWTRTFWLALFGLLAILFNGFRSRLVSELEEERTTTEILQRAFRSEHIPLPNCEVGSAYLSAGSHLAVGGDVYDVYRLSDTLAMVFIADVSGKGVDAAVLTAFIKFTIRGIALRRRDPGAMLAEFNTAFAQTVENPDLFVSMLVGVLDTQTLQFRYASAGHDSAFLRRGTEVKQLAVTGPVLGVMEEPFETRTLFLGEGDTLVLATDGLTEARNRQGEPLYEQGAMELIATTNPQPQLLADEVIAQVKALGGNQTRDDVAVLAIRVHEPGGSDASD, via the coding sequence ATGAAGACTCCTAGGGCGCCGTTCCTGCGCGTTCCCGGGGCAGTGGTATGGACCACCTTTCTGGTGGTCGTCCTCGCCATTGCCGTTCAGGGCGCCTTCGCGACCAGGGCGAATATTGCGCGGACGTTCGATGCGCAGTCGCACATCGTGCAGGCGCAATTGGAACTCGAGGAACTTCTCCGCCTCCAGATCGATGAGGAGAATTCCGTTCGCGGCTACATTCTCACGCGCGATCCTTTCTATCGGCAGCAGTACGCCGCCGCGGCGCAGGCATTCAACCAGAAGGTTGCTGCCGTTGCCCAGGTCCTGGAGCGGCAAAATCTCCAGGACGCGGAGCGCACCCTCGAAGACTACGTTTCGTTACAGAGTAACTGGCGAAGAAAAATCGCCGGACCGGAACTCGCGGCGCCGGGCCACGACGTCACGGAAATCGACAAGGAGAATAAGGCGTTCTCCGACTACGAGAGCGAAACCGCCGACTTCATTCGCAACGCGCTTGCCAAACGTAACGAGACGCTTACACGCTCCACCCAGGAGCAGATCGATCGCGACACCTGGACGCGAACGTTCTGGCTCGCGCTCTTCGGTCTGCTGGCGATTCTCTTCAACGGTTTTCGGTCTCGTCTCGTCAGCGAGCTCGAGGAAGAGCGTACCACGACCGAGATCCTCCAGCGCGCGTTTCGCAGCGAGCACATTCCCCTACCCAACTGTGAAGTCGGAAGCGCATATCTTTCTGCCGGCAGCCATCTCGCCGTCGGCGGCGACGTCTACGACGTCTATCGTCTCTCCGATACGCTCGCCATGGTCTTCATCGCCGACGTCAGCGGCAAGGGCGTCGACGCCGCGGTGCTGACCGCGTTCATCAAATTTACGATCCGCGGGATCGCGCTGCGCCGCCGCGATCCCGGCGCGATGCTCGCCGAGTTCAACACCGCGTTCGCACAGACGGTCGAAAACCCGGATTTGTTCGTCTCGATGCTGGTCGGGGTGCTCGATACCCAAACGCTGCAGTTCCGCTACGCCAGCGCAGGACATGATTCGGCCTTTCTGCGCCGGGGCACCGAGGTCAAACAGTTGGCCGTGACCGGGCCGGTCCTCGGCGTCATGGAGGAGCCGTTCGAAACGAGAACGCTCTTTCTGGGCGAAGGCGATACGCTGGTACTTGCAACCGATGGTTTGACCGAAGCGCGAAACCGGCAGGGCGAACCGCTCTACGAGCAGGGCGCGATGGAACTGATCGCTACCACCAATCCGCAGCCGCAGCTGCTCGCCGACGAAGTAATTGCCCAGGTGAAGGCGCTGGGCGGCAACCAGACGCGCGACGACGTCGCCGTACTCGCGATTCGCGTCCACGAGCCGGGAGGTTCGGATGCGAGCGATTAG
- a CDS encoding sulfite exporter TauE/SafE family protein — protein sequence MSVVAIILALLWIIGAIFAVFWAVEVWRRKEFAWPSPVGLGIGFLTDFFDTLGIGSFAPTTSLFKFFKLVPDEKIPGTLNAGHTLPTITEALIYITVIGVDPLTLVLLIAASVAGGWLGAGFVARWPRRYVQIGMGGALAVAALIFVMTNLHLIPGGGDALGLSGVLLVAGIIANFALGALMTIGIGLYAPALILISLLGMNPRAAFPIMMGSCAFLMPVASARFVRFDAYQFKAAIGLTLAGIPGVLIAAYIVKSLPLNAVRWLVVVVVLYAAFTMLRSAYVERAESSAALSSQA from the coding sequence ATGAGTGTCGTCGCCATTATTCTCGCCCTGCTGTGGATCATCGGTGCGATCTTTGCGGTCTTCTGGGCGGTCGAAGTCTGGCGGCGCAAGGAATTCGCGTGGCCGAGCCCCGTCGGACTCGGGATCGGGTTTCTGACCGATTTCTTCGATACGCTCGGCATCGGGTCGTTCGCGCCGACGACCTCGCTCTTCAAGTTCTTCAAGCTCGTCCCCGACGAAAAGATTCCCGGGACGCTGAACGCCGGTCATACGCTACCGACGATTACCGAAGCGCTGATCTATATCACGGTGATCGGCGTCGATCCGCTCACGCTGGTGCTGTTGATTGCCGCGTCGGTTGCGGGCGGCTGGCTCGGCGCCGGATTCGTGGCGCGCTGGCCGCGCCGCTACGTGCAGATCGGGATGGGCGGTGCGCTCGCGGTTGCCGCGCTGATCTTCGTGATGACGAACTTGCACTTGATTCCCGGCGGCGGCGACGCACTCGGGCTCTCCGGCGTGTTGCTCGTTGCCGGAATCATCGCAAACTTCGCGCTGGGCGCGCTGATGACGATCGGCATCGGCCTCTACGCGCCGGCGCTGATCCTCATCAGCCTGCTCGGCATGAACCCGCGCGCCGCGTTTCCGATCATGATGGGCTCGTGCGCGTTTCTGATGCCGGTAGCAAGCGCGCGTTTCGTCCGTTTCGACGCGTACCAGTTCAAGGCCGCGATCGGGCTGACGCTGGCCGGGATTCCGGGCGTGTTGATCGCCGCGTACATCGTAAAGTCGCTGCCGCTCAACGCGGTGCGCTGGCTGGTCGTCGTCGTCGTGCTGTACGCCGCGTTCACGATGCTGCGCTCGGCGTACGTGGAACGTGCGGAGTCGAGCGCGGCATTGTCATCCCAAGCGTAG
- the metH gene encoding methionine synthase — protein sequence MRLLQERVLIYDGAMGTQLMALDLSAADFGGDRYAGCNEALVLARPDIVRSIHAAYLQAGADVVETDSFMGSHLKLEEYGLGEKTLEINARAAALAREACDAIATPDRPRFVAGSMGPTGMLISSSDPALSKITFEELAAIYGEQARALVEGGADVLLLETMQDLLELKAAIAGIVREFDRGLRRVPIQAQPTLITEGRMLLGTDIRAITATLDALPIDVIGLNCSTGPAQMRDAVRYLAENSRCFVSVIPNAGLPLMGPKGETIYPETPDELARELGDFVRDFGVNIVGGCCGSTPAHITALRDAIDEAATTAARGRAASVTIKSEPLGAARDRLRDPVPQQAASAMTAIALEQEPRPLLVGERINSQGSRKIKRLLLEDNYDEIMLVAREQVEGGAHVLDVCCALTERTDEDGQMRELVRRLAQSIEAPLMIDSTEPRVMQVALENYPGRAILNSVHLEAGRAKIDVVLPLAKEHGAAVIALTIDESGMAKTAQRKLEVAQRIHGIVVDEYGLPPGALIFDALTFTLATGDPEFASSAVETIEGIRLIKRELPGVLTSLGVSNVSFGLKPGARAALNSVFLHHCVEAGLDAALVHAKEISPYAEIEPNVREICDDLVFNRRPDALQRLIEHFESIIPSEVEGSASNASLEADLPVAQQIHNAILRRRKDGIEAKIDAALQERDPVAVLNEILLPAMKEVGDKFGSGELILPFVLQSAEVMKKAVAHLEQFLEKKEGATKGTVVLATVFGDVHDIGKNLVYTILTNNGYTVHDLGKQVPMNTILEKAVETNADAIGLSALLVSTSKQMPICVQEQDARGLRFPVIVGGAAINRDFGRRIVLLDEGARFFEPGLFYAKDAFEGLEIMDRLTNDERAREAFLERIRKEAYAQRDRARDGVVTHAAGPSTSAVKSEHVDIPQPPFWGATTIEGVDLRELWPCFDLKSLYRLSWGASNTKGEAFEALVRDEFDPRLRRYQREAEAGGLLEPKVAYGYYPAAGVGNDVILYDPDDRGREIARFPFARQVGGDHLCLADYLREPQDGRGIDVVALQVVTVGRSATERIDGLQAAGDYSGSYFLHGFTVQSAEALAEWTHRRIRTELRLEHGRGKRYSWGYGACPDLSQHAIAFGVLGAQERIGVELTEAFQIVPEQSTAAIVIHHPRASYFNAAAVR from the coding sequence TTGCGCCTGCTGCAAGAGCGGGTACTGATTTACGACGGCGCCATGGGCACGCAGCTCATGGCGCTCGACTTATCCGCGGCCGACTTCGGCGGCGACCGCTACGCCGGATGCAACGAGGCGCTGGTTCTCGCGCGGCCGGACATCGTGCGCTCGATCCATGCGGCGTACCTGCAAGCCGGCGCGGACGTCGTCGAGACCGACTCGTTCATGGGCTCGCATCTGAAGCTCGAAGAGTACGGCCTGGGCGAGAAGACGCTCGAGATCAACGCACGCGCCGCTGCGCTGGCGCGCGAAGCCTGCGACGCGATCGCAACGCCCGATCGGCCTCGCTTCGTCGCCGGTTCGATGGGTCCGACCGGCATGTTGATCTCCTCGTCCGATCCCGCACTTTCGAAGATCACCTTCGAGGAACTCGCCGCGATCTACGGCGAGCAAGCGCGCGCGCTGGTCGAGGGCGGGGCCGATGTGCTGTTGCTCGAGACGATGCAAGACCTGCTCGAGCTCAAAGCCGCGATCGCCGGCATCGTGCGCGAGTTCGACCGCGGCCTTCGCCGCGTGCCGATCCAAGCGCAGCCGACGCTGATCACCGAAGGACGGATGCTGCTCGGAACCGACATCCGCGCGATCACCGCAACGCTCGATGCACTGCCGATCGACGTGATCGGCCTCAACTGCTCGACCGGCCCCGCGCAGATGCGCGATGCGGTACGCTACCTCGCCGAGAACTCGCGCTGTTTCGTGAGCGTGATCCCCAATGCCGGCCTCCCGTTGATGGGGCCCAAGGGCGAAACCATTTACCCCGAAACCCCGGACGAACTCGCGCGCGAGCTCGGCGACTTCGTCCGCGACTTCGGCGTAAACATCGTCGGCGGCTGCTGCGGCTCGACGCCCGCGCACATCACCGCGCTACGCGACGCGATCGACGAGGCAGCGACGACTGCGGCGCGGGGTCGCGCAGCGAGCGTAACAATCAAAAGCGAGCCCCTCGGCGCCGCTCGGGACAGGCTCCGCGATCCCGTGCCGCAGCAAGCTGCCTCAGCGATGACCGCGATCGCGCTTGAGCAGGAACCGCGGCCGCTGCTCGTCGGCGAACGTATCAACAGCCAGGGCTCGCGCAAGATCAAGCGGCTGCTGCTCGAGGATAACTACGACGAGATCATGCTGGTCGCGCGCGAACAGGTCGAGGGCGGCGCGCACGTGCTCGACGTGTGCTGCGCGCTGACCGAGCGGACCGACGAGGACGGGCAGATGCGTGAACTGGTGCGCCGGCTCGCGCAATCGATCGAGGCGCCGCTGATGATCGACTCGACCGAACCGCGCGTGATGCAGGTTGCGCTCGAGAACTACCCGGGGCGTGCGATTCTGAATTCGGTGCACCTCGAGGCCGGGCGGGCGAAGATCGACGTGGTGCTGCCGCTCGCCAAGGAGCACGGAGCGGCCGTCATCGCGTTGACGATCGACGAGAGCGGGATGGCGAAGACGGCACAGCGCAAGCTGGAGGTAGCGCAGCGCATCCACGGGATCGTGGTCGACGAATACGGGTTGCCCCCGGGCGCGTTGATCTTCGACGCGCTCACGTTCACGCTCGCGACCGGCGATCCCGAGTTCGCGAGTTCGGCGGTGGAAACGATCGAAGGTATCCGCCTGATCAAGCGTGAGTTGCCGGGCGTGCTCACCTCGCTCGGCGTCTCCAACGTATCGTTCGGATTGAAACCGGGAGCGCGTGCGGCGCTCAACTCGGTCTTCTTGCATCATTGCGTGGAGGCCGGACTCGACGCAGCGCTCGTGCACGCCAAGGAGATCTCGCCGTACGCGGAAATCGAACCGAACGTGCGCGAGATCTGCGACGACCTCGTGTTCAACCGTCGCCCCGACGCGCTGCAGCGGCTGATCGAGCATTTCGAAAGCATCATCCCGAGCGAAGTCGAGGGAAGCGCTTCGAACGCGTCCCTCGAAGCCGACCTTCCCGTTGCGCAGCAAATTCACAACGCCATTCTGCGCCGGCGCAAGGACGGAATCGAAGCCAAGATCGACGCGGCACTGCAAGAGCGCGACCCGGTTGCGGTGCTCAACGAGATCCTGCTGCCCGCGATGAAAGAGGTGGGCGACAAATTCGGTTCGGGTGAATTGATCCTGCCGTTCGTGCTGCAATCCGCCGAGGTGATGAAGAAGGCGGTAGCGCATCTCGAGCAGTTTCTCGAGAAGAAGGAAGGCGCGACCAAAGGAACGGTCGTGCTGGCGACGGTCTTCGGCGACGTGCACGACATCGGCAAGAACCTCGTCTACACGATCCTGACCAACAACGGCTACACCGTGCACGACCTGGGCAAGCAGGTCCCGATGAACACGATTCTCGAGAAGGCGGTGGAAACGAACGCCGACGCGATCGGCCTTTCAGCGCTGCTCGTTTCGACCAGCAAGCAGATGCCGATCTGCGTGCAGGAGCAAGACGCGCGCGGCTTGCGCTTTCCGGTGATCGTGGGAGGTGCGGCGATCAATCGCGACTTCGGACGCCGCATCGTGCTGCTCGATGAGGGAGCACGCTTCTTCGAACCCGGATTGTTTTATGCCAAAGACGCGTTCGAGGGATTGGAGATCATGGATCGCCTTACGAACGACGAGCGCGCACGAGAAGCTTTTCTCGAACGCATCCGTAAGGAAGCGTACGCGCAGCGTGACCGCGCCCGCGACGGCGTCGTGACGCACGCCGCGGGACCGTCGACGTCGGCCGTGAAGAGCGAGCACGTCGATATTCCGCAGCCGCCGTTTTGGGGAGCGACCACGATCGAGGGCGTCGATCTGCGCGAACTCTGGCCGTGCTTCGATCTCAAAAGTCTGTACCGCCTTTCGTGGGGCGCGAGCAACACGAAGGGTGAGGCGTTCGAGGCGCTGGTGCGCGACGAGTTCGATCCGCGGCTGCGCCGCTATCAGCGTGAAGCGGAAGCGGGCGGCCTCCTCGAGCCGAAAGTAGCCTATGGCTATTACCCTGCCGCGGGCGTCGGCAACGACGTGATCCTCTACGATCCGGACGACCGCGGGCGCGAGATCGCGCGCTTCCCGTTCGCGCGCCAGGTGGGCGGCGACCATCTGTGCTTGGCCGATTATCTGCGTGAACCGCAGGATGGCCGCGGCATCGACGTCGTCGCATTGCAGGTCGTGACCGTCGGCCGCAGCGCGACCGAGCGCATCGATGGGCTCCAGGCTGCCGGTGATTACAGCGGGTCGTACTTTCTCCACGGCTTTACCGTCCAGTCTGCCGAGGCGTTAGCCGAGTGGACGCATCGCCGGATTCGCACGGAACTTCGCCTCGAACACGGGCGCGGAAAGCGCTATTCATGGGGTTACGGCGCGTGCCCGGATCTCTCGCAGCATGCAATCGCGTTCGGTGTGCTCGGTGCGCAAGAGCGCATCGGTGTCGAGTTGACCGAGGCGTTTCAGATCGTTCCCGAACAATCGACTGCCGCGATCGTGATCCACCACCCGCGCGCTTCGTACTTCAACGCCGCAGCAGTACGTTAG
- a CDS encoding amidohydrolase family protein, with translation MSTTLGPAFLAVGDGTSTVGRIAIENGRIAAILPADGPSDYPLPPGSSIAPGLIDVHTNGAGDMLFNRDQGYAVPVAAAEYARMGATGFVASVMTAPFESMLHIASAVVDAAHDLEEDEPRGARCLGIHFEGPFLNMKFRGVHRAEWLIPASATRAKEMVDACKGACLLVTMAPEIEGAADAMRVFLEHGVVCSAGHTSARYGDGLLAIGLGFRSLTHAFNGMPPLIHRDPSILAAFIQDRRTMVQVISDGYHVAPVMVDILYRTVGDRVVLASDLMPPVDAGYRIVGGVMRAPDGTIAGSALRMDQAVRNFMSYADISFAEAVMAATHAPAKLIGLENEMGRIAPGLRADLSFWDSEYKIIGTMIGGTAVHGLRTGTTTLAS, from the coding sequence ATGAGCACCACGTTAGGTCCAGCTTTCTTGGCCGTCGGTGACGGAACGTCGACGGTCGGCCGCATTGCCATCGAGAACGGGCGCATCGCCGCCATTCTTCCCGCCGATGGTCCTTCGGATTATCCGCTTCCGCCCGGCAGCAGCATCGCTCCCGGTCTGATCGACGTTCATACCAACGGTGCGGGCGACATGCTCTTCAATCGCGATCAGGGTTACGCCGTCCCGGTCGCAGCCGCCGAATACGCGCGAATGGGAGCCACCGGTTTCGTCGCGAGCGTGATGACGGCGCCGTTTGAATCGATGCTGCACATCGCCTCGGCCGTGGTCGATGCGGCGCACGATCTCGAAGAGGACGAACCGCGCGGCGCGCGCTGCCTCGGCATTCATTTCGAAGGGCCGTTTCTCAACATGAAATTCCGCGGGGTGCATCGCGCGGAGTGGCTCATCCCCGCTTCGGCAACGCGCGCGAAAGAGATGGTCGACGCCTGTAAAGGTGCATGTCTGCTGGTGACGATGGCGCCCGAGATCGAAGGCGCGGCCGATGCGATGCGCGTCTTCCTGGAGCACGGCGTCGTATGCTCGGCCGGGCACACGAGCGCGCGCTACGGCGACGGATTGCTCGCAATCGGCTTGGGCTTTCGTTCGCTGACCCATGCGTTCAACGGTATGCCGCCCCTCATTCACCGCGATCCCTCCATTCTCGCGGCATTCATCCAAGATCGCCGGACGATGGTGCAGGTGATCAGCGACGGCTATCACGTCGCGCCGGTGATGGTCGACATTCTGTATCGCACGGTCGGCGACCGCGTCGTGCTCGCCAGCGATCTGATGCCGCCGGTCGACGCCGGCTATCGCATCGTGGGCGGCGTCATGCGCGCGCCTGACGGCACGATCGCCGGCAGCGCGCTGCGTATGGATCAGGCCGTGCGCAATTTCATGTCGTACGCCGATATTTCGTTCGCCGAGGCGGTCATGGCGGCGACGCACGCGCCGGCCAAGCTGATCGGACTCGAAAACGAGATGGGGCGAATCGCGCCGGGGCTGCGCGCCGATCTCTCGTTTTGGGACAGCGAGTACAAGATCATCGGCACGATGATCGGCGGCACGGCGGTCCATGGTCTACGCACGGGTACCACCACGCTGGCCTCATGA